A genomic region of Bactrocera dorsalis isolate Fly_Bdor chromosome 3, ASM2337382v1, whole genome shotgun sequence contains the following coding sequences:
- the LOC105224709 gene encoding sphingomyelin phosphodiesterase isoform X2 produces MTTRQHSFRWRLLMTAAILLLPTAYGFPFIFNSNRKVINWTVPEDDWEIHAAPRSITPHVELKKFPNRTNAEPAQSDEEFLARLRQLKRNDTMARMLWYDTTPDGLSYPPFVDKALKLFNLKQVAFEIENSVMSKVSCTACKAGAGLLQHYIRAGKTEAQIIKLIYEFCVNLNIQSPRVCEGVSTLFGSEVIYVLQRVNLGPDEICSFVIGDACGDVYNPYHEWEVIFPPVPKPPVAEVGMPKEAAPFFKVLHISDTHYDPHYVEGSNANCNEPLCCRLSSGRPSNPNDAAGKWGDYRKCDTPKRTVDNMLEHIADTHKDIDYILWTGDLPPHDVWNQTKEENLEIIKETVRQMTEKFPGIPIFPALGNHESAPVNSFPPPYVNQVDISISWLYDELDVQWRRWLPQSVSHTVRRGAFYSVLVRPGFRIISLNMNYCNNKNWWLLLNSTDPATELQWFIYELQSAEFSNEKVHVIGHIPPGHPDCLKVWSRNFYRIISRYESTITAQFYGHTHFDEFEMFYDPHDLSHPTSIAYIGPSVSPYYDLNPGYRVYYVDGDHDTTTRLVVDHESWIMNLKEANLYDYPIWYKLYTTRAAYNMKALRPVDWSNLIDEMANNQELFDLYYKNYWKNSPIRPVCDAECRKRMLCDCKSGRSHDRRHFCEDVEAKVDDGSSKSWKSWLYRGLTNSYSLISSITYLPKYLMGFG; encoded by the exons ATGACAACCCGCCAACACAGTTTCCGATGGCGCCTGCTTATGACGGCTGCGATTTTACTGCTGCCAACGGCATATG GCTTTCCTTTCATCTTCAACAGCAACCGTAAGGTAATCAACTGGACTGTGCCGGAAGACGATTGGGAAATCCATGCAGCGCCGCGCAGCATAACGCCGCACGTCGAACTGAAGAAGTTTCCGAACCGCACAAACGCCGAACCGGCACAGAGCGATGAAGAGTTTTTGGCGCGTTTGCGTCAACTCAAACGCAACGACACAATGGCGCGCATGCTGTGGTATGACACCACACCGGATGGGCTCAGCTACCCACCGTTCGTGGACAAGGCGCTGAAGCTCTTCAATCTCAAGCAGGTGGCGTTCGAGATCGAGAACAGCGTAATGTCCAAAGTCTCATGCACCGCCTGCAAGGCCGGCGCTGGACTGCTGCAGCATTACATACGCGCTGGCAAGACCGAGGCCCAGATCATCAAACTGATTTACGAATTTTGCGTCAACCTCAACATACAAAGTCCACGCGTGTGTGAGGGCGTCTCGACACTCTTCGGCAGTGAAGTGATTTATGTGCTGCAGCGCGTCAATCTCGGCCCAGATGAGATTTGCAGTTTTGTGATCGGCGACGCTTGTGGTGATGTCTACAATCCGTATCACGAATGGGAAGTTATATTTCCGCCGGTGCCTAAACCACCGGTTGCCGAAGTCGGTATGCCTAAAGAGGCGGCGCCATTCTTCAAAGTACTACACATCTCAGATACACACTACGATCCGCACTATGTGGAAGGCTCCAATGCTAACTGCAATGAGCCATTATGTTGTCGGCTGAGTAGCGGACGTCCCTCGAATCCGAACGATGCGGCTGGTAAGTGGGGTGACTACCGCAAGTGCGATACTCCCAAACGCACGGTGGATAATATGTTGGAGCATATCGCCGATACGCACAAAGATATTGACTATATACTGTGGACGGGAGATCTGCCGCCACATGACGTTTGGAATCAAACGAAGGAGGAGAACTTGGAGATTATCAAGGAGACTGTACGCCAGATGACGGAAAAGTTTCCCGGCATACCGATCTTCCCCGCCTTGGGCAATCACGAAAGTGCGCCCGTGAACAGCTTTCCACCGCCGTATGTGAACCAAGTGGACATCTCTATATCGTGGTTATATGATGAATTAGATGTGCAGTGGCGTCGTTGGCTGCCACAGAGTGTCTCGCATACTGTGCGGCGTGGCGCTTTCTATTCGGTACTCGTGCGGCCGGGCTTCCGTATTATTTCGCTCAATATGAACtattgcaataataaaaattg GTGGTTACTGCTAAACTCCACAGATCCGGCGACAGAGCTGCAATGGTTCATATATGAGCTGCAAAGCGCTGAGTTCTCCAACGAGAAAGTACACGTGATCGGTCACATACCGCCAGGTCATCCGGATTGCTTGAAGGTCTGGTCACGTAACTTCTATCGCATCATTTCGCGTTACGAGAGCACAATTACTGCACAGTTCTATGGCCACACGCACTTCGACGAATTCGAAATGTTCTACGATCCGCATGATCTTA GTCATCCCACAAGTATAGCATATATTGGTCCATCGGTATCACCCTATTATGATCTAAATCCCGGCTATCGTGTGTACTATGTTGATGGTGATCACGACACCACCACACGTCTGGTCGTGGATCACGAATCTTGGATTATGAATTTGAAAGAGGCAAACCTTTACGACTACCCGATATGGTATAAGTTGTATACGACACGTGCGGCGTATAATATGAAAGCACTTAGGCCTGTGGACTGGAGTAACCTGATCGATGAGATGGCGAATAatcaagaattatttgatttatattacaA AAATTACTGGAAGAACTCACCCATACGGCCGGTCTGTGACGCCGAATGCCGGAAACGTATGCTGTGCGATTGCAAGAGCGGACGTTCGCACGACCGACGGCATTTCTGTGAAGACGTCGAGGCGAAAGTGGACGACGGCTCGTCGAAATCCTGGAAGTCATGGCTGTATCGCGGCTTGACGAACTC TTATAGTCTGATCTCGTCCATCACGTACCTGCCCAAGTACCTGATGGGCTTCGGCTGA
- the LOC105224709 gene encoding sphingomyelin phosphodiesterase isoform X1, which produces MTTRQHSFRWRLLMTAAILLLPTAYGFPFIFNSNRKVINWTVPEDDWEIHAAPRSITPHVELKKFPNRTNAEPAQSDEEFLARLRQLKRNDTMARMLWYDTTPDGLSYPPFVDKALKLFNLKQVAFEIENSVMSKVSCTACKAGAGLLQHYIRAGKTEAQIIKLIYEFCVNLNIQSPRVCEGVSTLFGSEVIYVLQRVNLGPDEICSFVIGDACGDVYNPYHEWEVIFPPVPKPPVAEVGMPKEAAPFFKVLHISDTHYDPHYVEGSNANCNEPLCCRLSSGRPSNPNDAAGKWGDYRKCDTPKRTVDNMLEHIADTHKDIDYILWTGDLPPHDVWNQTKEENLEIIKETVRQMTEKFPGIPIFPALGNHESAPVNSFPPPYVNQVDISISWLYDELDVQWRRWLPQSVSHTVRRGAFYSVLVRPGFRIISLNMNYCNNKNWWLLLNSTDPATELQWFIYELQSAEFSNEKVHVIGHIPPGHPDCLKVWSRNFYRIISRYESTITAQFYGHTHFDEFEMFYDPHDLSHPTSIAYIGPSVSPYYDLNPGYRVYYVDGDHDTTTRLVVDHESWIMNLKEANLYDYPIWYKLYTTRAAYNMKALRPVDWSNLIDEMANNQELFDLYYKNYWKNSPIRPVCDAECRKRMLCDCKSGRSHDRRHFCEDVEAKVDDGSSKSWKSWLYRGLTNSEENTVETTTEKWRVPDVLYIFRR; this is translated from the exons ATGACAACCCGCCAACACAGTTTCCGATGGCGCCTGCTTATGACGGCTGCGATTTTACTGCTGCCAACGGCATATG GCTTTCCTTTCATCTTCAACAGCAACCGTAAGGTAATCAACTGGACTGTGCCGGAAGACGATTGGGAAATCCATGCAGCGCCGCGCAGCATAACGCCGCACGTCGAACTGAAGAAGTTTCCGAACCGCACAAACGCCGAACCGGCACAGAGCGATGAAGAGTTTTTGGCGCGTTTGCGTCAACTCAAACGCAACGACACAATGGCGCGCATGCTGTGGTATGACACCACACCGGATGGGCTCAGCTACCCACCGTTCGTGGACAAGGCGCTGAAGCTCTTCAATCTCAAGCAGGTGGCGTTCGAGATCGAGAACAGCGTAATGTCCAAAGTCTCATGCACCGCCTGCAAGGCCGGCGCTGGACTGCTGCAGCATTACATACGCGCTGGCAAGACCGAGGCCCAGATCATCAAACTGATTTACGAATTTTGCGTCAACCTCAACATACAAAGTCCACGCGTGTGTGAGGGCGTCTCGACACTCTTCGGCAGTGAAGTGATTTATGTGCTGCAGCGCGTCAATCTCGGCCCAGATGAGATTTGCAGTTTTGTGATCGGCGACGCTTGTGGTGATGTCTACAATCCGTATCACGAATGGGAAGTTATATTTCCGCCGGTGCCTAAACCACCGGTTGCCGAAGTCGGTATGCCTAAAGAGGCGGCGCCATTCTTCAAAGTACTACACATCTCAGATACACACTACGATCCGCACTATGTGGAAGGCTCCAATGCTAACTGCAATGAGCCATTATGTTGTCGGCTGAGTAGCGGACGTCCCTCGAATCCGAACGATGCGGCTGGTAAGTGGGGTGACTACCGCAAGTGCGATACTCCCAAACGCACGGTGGATAATATGTTGGAGCATATCGCCGATACGCACAAAGATATTGACTATATACTGTGGACGGGAGATCTGCCGCCACATGACGTTTGGAATCAAACGAAGGAGGAGAACTTGGAGATTATCAAGGAGACTGTACGCCAGATGACGGAAAAGTTTCCCGGCATACCGATCTTCCCCGCCTTGGGCAATCACGAAAGTGCGCCCGTGAACAGCTTTCCACCGCCGTATGTGAACCAAGTGGACATCTCTATATCGTGGTTATATGATGAATTAGATGTGCAGTGGCGTCGTTGGCTGCCACAGAGTGTCTCGCATACTGTGCGGCGTGGCGCTTTCTATTCGGTACTCGTGCGGCCGGGCTTCCGTATTATTTCGCTCAATATGAACtattgcaataataaaaattg GTGGTTACTGCTAAACTCCACAGATCCGGCGACAGAGCTGCAATGGTTCATATATGAGCTGCAAAGCGCTGAGTTCTCCAACGAGAAAGTACACGTGATCGGTCACATACCGCCAGGTCATCCGGATTGCTTGAAGGTCTGGTCACGTAACTTCTATCGCATCATTTCGCGTTACGAGAGCACAATTACTGCACAGTTCTATGGCCACACGCACTTCGACGAATTCGAAATGTTCTACGATCCGCATGATCTTA GTCATCCCACAAGTATAGCATATATTGGTCCATCGGTATCACCCTATTATGATCTAAATCCCGGCTATCGTGTGTACTATGTTGATGGTGATCACGACACCACCACACGTCTGGTCGTGGATCACGAATCTTGGATTATGAATTTGAAAGAGGCAAACCTTTACGACTACCCGATATGGTATAAGTTGTATACGACACGTGCGGCGTATAATATGAAAGCACTTAGGCCTGTGGACTGGAGTAACCTGATCGATGAGATGGCGAATAatcaagaattatttgatttatattacaA AAATTACTGGAAGAACTCACCCATACGGCCGGTCTGTGACGCCGAATGCCGGAAACGTATGCTGTGCGATTGCAAGAGCGGACGTTCGCACGACCGACGGCATTTCTGTGAAGACGTCGAGGCGAAAGTGGACGACGGCTCGTCGAAATCCTGGAAGTCATGGCTGTATCGCGGCTTGACGAACTC CGAGGAGAACACAGTCGAGACCACAACCGAAAAGTGGCGAGTGCCCGATGTGCTTTACATATTTAGACGTTGA
- the LOC105224709 gene encoding sphingomyelin phosphodiesterase isoform X3: MTTRQHSFRWRLLMTAAILLLPTAYGFPFIFNSNRKVINWTVPEDDWEIHAAPRSITPHVELKKFPNRTNAEPAQSDEEFLARLRQLKRNDTMARMLWYDTTPDGLSYPPFVDKALKLFNLKQVAFEIENSVMSKVSCTACKAGAGLLQHYIRAGKTEAQIIKLIYEFCVNLNIQSPRVCEGVSTLFGSEVIYVLQRVNLGPDEICSFVIGDACGDVYNPYHEWEVIFPPVPKPPVAEVGMPKEAAPFFKVLHISDTHYDPHYVEGSNANCNEPLCCRLSSGRPSNPNDAAGKWGDYRKCDTPKRTVDNMLEHIADTHKDIDYILWTGDLPPHDVWNQTKEENLEIIKETVRQMTEKFPGIPIFPALGNHESAPVNSFPPPYVNQVDISISWLYDELDVQWRRWLPQSVSHTVRRGAFYSVLVRPGFRIISLNMNYCNNKNWWLLLNSTDPATELQWFIYELQSAEFSNEKVHVIGHIPPGHPDCLKVWSRNFYRIISRYESTITAQFYGHTHFDEFEMFYDPHDLSHPTSIAYIGPSVSPYYDLNPGYRVYYVDGDHDTTTRLVVDHESWIMNLKEANLYDYPIWYKLYTTRAAYNMKALRPVDWSNLIDEMANNQELFDLYYKNYWKNSPIRPVCDAECRKRMLCDCKSGRSHDRRHFCEDVEAKVDDGSSKSWKSWLYRGLTNSVSAVTYTYEAVSNIFSD, from the exons ATGACAACCCGCCAACACAGTTTCCGATGGCGCCTGCTTATGACGGCTGCGATTTTACTGCTGCCAACGGCATATG GCTTTCCTTTCATCTTCAACAGCAACCGTAAGGTAATCAACTGGACTGTGCCGGAAGACGATTGGGAAATCCATGCAGCGCCGCGCAGCATAACGCCGCACGTCGAACTGAAGAAGTTTCCGAACCGCACAAACGCCGAACCGGCACAGAGCGATGAAGAGTTTTTGGCGCGTTTGCGTCAACTCAAACGCAACGACACAATGGCGCGCATGCTGTGGTATGACACCACACCGGATGGGCTCAGCTACCCACCGTTCGTGGACAAGGCGCTGAAGCTCTTCAATCTCAAGCAGGTGGCGTTCGAGATCGAGAACAGCGTAATGTCCAAAGTCTCATGCACCGCCTGCAAGGCCGGCGCTGGACTGCTGCAGCATTACATACGCGCTGGCAAGACCGAGGCCCAGATCATCAAACTGATTTACGAATTTTGCGTCAACCTCAACATACAAAGTCCACGCGTGTGTGAGGGCGTCTCGACACTCTTCGGCAGTGAAGTGATTTATGTGCTGCAGCGCGTCAATCTCGGCCCAGATGAGATTTGCAGTTTTGTGATCGGCGACGCTTGTGGTGATGTCTACAATCCGTATCACGAATGGGAAGTTATATTTCCGCCGGTGCCTAAACCACCGGTTGCCGAAGTCGGTATGCCTAAAGAGGCGGCGCCATTCTTCAAAGTACTACACATCTCAGATACACACTACGATCCGCACTATGTGGAAGGCTCCAATGCTAACTGCAATGAGCCATTATGTTGTCGGCTGAGTAGCGGACGTCCCTCGAATCCGAACGATGCGGCTGGTAAGTGGGGTGACTACCGCAAGTGCGATACTCCCAAACGCACGGTGGATAATATGTTGGAGCATATCGCCGATACGCACAAAGATATTGACTATATACTGTGGACGGGAGATCTGCCGCCACATGACGTTTGGAATCAAACGAAGGAGGAGAACTTGGAGATTATCAAGGAGACTGTACGCCAGATGACGGAAAAGTTTCCCGGCATACCGATCTTCCCCGCCTTGGGCAATCACGAAAGTGCGCCCGTGAACAGCTTTCCACCGCCGTATGTGAACCAAGTGGACATCTCTATATCGTGGTTATATGATGAATTAGATGTGCAGTGGCGTCGTTGGCTGCCACAGAGTGTCTCGCATACTGTGCGGCGTGGCGCTTTCTATTCGGTACTCGTGCGGCCGGGCTTCCGTATTATTTCGCTCAATATGAACtattgcaataataaaaattg GTGGTTACTGCTAAACTCCACAGATCCGGCGACAGAGCTGCAATGGTTCATATATGAGCTGCAAAGCGCTGAGTTCTCCAACGAGAAAGTACACGTGATCGGTCACATACCGCCAGGTCATCCGGATTGCTTGAAGGTCTGGTCACGTAACTTCTATCGCATCATTTCGCGTTACGAGAGCACAATTACTGCACAGTTCTATGGCCACACGCACTTCGACGAATTCGAAATGTTCTACGATCCGCATGATCTTA GTCATCCCACAAGTATAGCATATATTGGTCCATCGGTATCACCCTATTATGATCTAAATCCCGGCTATCGTGTGTACTATGTTGATGGTGATCACGACACCACCACACGTCTGGTCGTGGATCACGAATCTTGGATTATGAATTTGAAAGAGGCAAACCTTTACGACTACCCGATATGGTATAAGTTGTATACGACACGTGCGGCGTATAATATGAAAGCACTTAGGCCTGTGGACTGGAGTAACCTGATCGATGAGATGGCGAATAatcaagaattatttgatttatattacaA AAATTACTGGAAGAACTCACCCATACGGCCGGTCTGTGACGCCGAATGCCGGAAACGTATGCTGTGCGATTGCAAGAGCGGACGTTCGCACGACCGACGGCATTTCTGTGAAGACGTCGAGGCGAAAGTGGACGACGGCTCGTCGAAATCCTGGAAGTCATGGCTGTATCGCGGCTTGACGAACTC TGTTTCCGCAGTCACCTACACATATGAAGCTGTTTCAAACATTTTTAGTGACTAA